ACCGCCCGCCGTCGAGCGGGGTGAGGGTGTGCGACCGCAGGCTGTGCAACGCCCCCAGCGGCACCGGCTTCATCGCGTAACTGAATTCCGTTCCGGGCGTATGCGTCCGGATGAATTCCCGCTGCGCCCGCTCCCACCCCCCGAGCCGCACCCGCATATCGATCGGCGCCCCCGGTTCCAGGGTGCTGCGGCAGGAAATACAAAACGGATTCCACTCGCCGTACCGCTCCAGGTCGGTGAGCACCCGCCACACCACCTCGGCGGGCGCGGCGATCTCGACGGTCTCATCGATCACGAAGGCCATGCGGGCACAATACTGAAACCGGTTCCAGGACGGCGGTCCGGGCGGGATACGGTCGTGGTATCGAATCGGTAGTCGTTGAGGTCGAAGGTTTTCTGGGACCAGATGGCGTGCAGGCCCGCGGTGGGGCGCAGGAAGGCGGCGTCACCGTTGTTGTCGATGTAGTAGCTGTTCGAGCCCGCGCAGGTGGGGCTGAAGAACATGGTTCTGCCG
The Nocardia terpenica genome window above contains:
- a CDS encoding SRPBCC domain-containing protein, with translation MAFVIDETVEIAAPAEVVWRVLTDLERYGEWNPFCISCRSTLEPGAPIDMRVRLGGWERAQREFIRTHTPGTEFSYAMKPVPLGALHSLRSHTLTPLDGGRSRYHSHFELDGWLRPVVTAMLGSALRQGFAAMTAAVRQRAEQSA